One Candidatus Marsarchaeota archaeon genomic window carries:
- the lpdA gene encoding dihydrolipoyl dehydrogenase, with protein sequence MVMGEIPEEVDIAVLGAGVGGYVAAIRAAELGKTVALVEKEKLGGHCLNYACIPSKTLIHIADIYYSATHSQEFGISAQASLDAKKMYEWRMGVSKKLEDGVAFLCKANQIDVFKSSGTFLSSSKLQLSSGVELSFKKAIVATGSTPTVLKGFEFDGKSILDYKQALMMDYVPASMAIIGAGYVSVEIGTLYAKLGSKVSIIARSDVLSKFDKEAVAVIKKKMQAMGVKIYAGETPESYDRQSKALKLASGVAVNADVVVVAVGLTPYTFGCGLENTGVELDQKGFIKVNSRLVTSDQNILAVGDVIGEPLLAHKAIRQGVVAAEVAAGLDSSFDNMVVPAVIFSDPEIAIAGSIDEAEGITVKKFPLSALGRGIALSETSGFAKVAYDSNNVVKGIELVSPDANAMIAEAALGIEMGMTLEDLADTIHPHPTFSESIQEVAEAALGRPIHFFYGRS encoded by the coding sequence ATGGTAATGGGAGAAATACCCGAAGAGGTTGATATTGCAGTCTTAGGCGCAGGCGTAGGAGGCTACGTAGCTGCGATAAGGGCCGCGGAGCTTGGCAAAACTGTCGCGCTTGTGGAAAAGGAGAAGCTCGGAGGGCACTGCCTCAATTATGCGTGCATACCTTCAAAGACGCTCATACATATAGCAGACATTTATTACAGCGCCACGCATTCGCAGGAATTCGGCATATCGGCACAGGCTTCGCTTGATGCCAAAAAAATGTATGAATGGCGTATGGGTGTATCCAAAAAGCTGGAGGATGGCGTTGCATTTCTTTGCAAAGCCAACCAGATTGATGTGTTCAAGAGCTCAGGCACGTTCCTGTCTAGCAGCAAGCTGCAGCTAAGCAGCGGGGTAGAGCTTTCTTTCAAAAAGGCGATAGTGGCTACTGGGTCGACCCCGACAGTTTTGAAAGGCTTTGAGTTCGACGGGAAATCCATACTTGACTATAAGCAGGCGCTTATGATGGATTATGTGCCTGCAAGCATGGCGATAATAGGCGCAGGGTACGTGTCAGTCGAAATAGGTACGCTTTACGCAAAGCTCGGTTCGAAGGTGTCGATAATTGCAAGATCTGATGTCCTGTCAAAGTTTGACAAGGAGGCGGTAGCCGTCATAAAGAAGAAAATGCAGGCTATGGGAGTAAAGATCTACGCAGGCGAAACGCCTGAGAGCTATGACAGGCAGAGCAAAGCGCTTAAGCTGGCGTCTGGCGTTGCAGTAAATGCTGATGTTGTAGTGGTGGCTGTGGGCCTTACGCCGTATACCTTTGGCTGCGGTCTTGAGAATACAGGAGTCGAGCTGGATCAGAAAGGCTTCATAAAGGTCAACAGCAGGCTGGTAACAAGCGACCAGAACATATTGGCTGTCGGCGATGTGATTGGAGAGCCATTGCTTGCGCATAAGGCTATCAGGCAAGGCGTAGTTGCTGCAGAAGTTGCGGCAGGACTGGATTCATCGTTCGACAACATGGTAGTGCCTGCAGTCATATTCTCAGACCCTGAGATAGCCATCGCAGGAAGCATAGACGAGGCTGAAGGCATAACAGTCAAAAAATTCCCGCTCAGCGCGCTTGGCAGGGGCATAGCCCTTTCTGAAACGTCAGGCTTCGCAAAGGTTGCATACGACAGCAATAATGTTGTAAAGGGCATAGAACTCGTATCGCCTGATGCAAATGCAATGATTGCCGAGGCTGCGCTTGGAATAGAGATGGGCATGACGCTCGAAGACCTGGCGGATACCATACACCCGCACCCGACATTCAGCGAGTCAATACAGGAAGTTGCCGAGGCTGCGCTTGGCAGGCCCATACACTTCTTTTACGGTAGGTCATAA